In Scleropages formosus chromosome 6, fSclFor1.1, whole genome shotgun sequence, the genomic stretch TGAAACATCTTCCAGAACTGGAGTGCACATAGGAGCCAGGAGTtgatgtcacacagaggtgtacTAGTTGCATTACAATTAGAAATCCAGTAAACTGAAGAGGTGGTCTTTAAAAGAACATAACAGTGCACGGTTAGATCAGAGGTtagccaaaaaataaaagaaagaaaaaacaaaggcaaaaactATAGTTAAATGGTTGCGTTGGAGTGGTGACTAAGGCTTCCATACACAGCCGCTCGCAAAATAAAGCTGCTTTGAGTCATCACATTTACTTTATTGCCTCATTCATTTTGGATTTAGCCAGACAAATAATTGCGTCTGTTATTTCACTCTCCCTTATGCGAATTAGGCTGTTAGGTTATTATCTGCTCTCAGTTTAATGCTAAGAATAGCTAATCCATGTGATGTTAATAGTACCACTTTTTTACAGGACCAAGTTCGAGGAATATTGATTATTCTTTGGGTCAGTCTTTGATTCCTGGCTCTGGCCACACAGATGGAAACCTCCACTTTGCATGACCCTGAGTCCACAAGGACTCTTCTGGTCTGTGGACAGATTGTACCTCCGAATGTCTGCCTCTAAAGCCATTTCAGCTGAGGGTCTTATCATCTCCTTGGGAGAGCACAGCGTTGTCCACCAAGAATCGTACTGTGGCCATTGAGAGCTGACTACTGCTGCCTGAACTAGTCATCCAGAACTGATTACGTTTTGTCCTTTGTGGCCATAAATAATGTTTCCTTTTACACCATTTCACACTGTGTGATCTGCTATTTCTATCTACAACATAAGAGCTGCTCTGTCCAGCCATGACTCCTCTGTAGTGGAATGAGACATCAATAAGGGGAAAAAGCTGATGTTTTCTACTTTTCCTAGCTGTCAGAGTGCCCTGCCATTGCATTACCTTTTTATAGGGAGGATGATACTGATTTACAACTTAACTAACAGTAAGGCATAAAGCAATTTGGCTCATTATGAAGCATCTTAAAAACAGTTTCTGTGAAGTTTGATGGAAGGGAACTATCTTCACCCTGTGCAGTggtttcagaaaaaataaactgctttgTTAATTCTGTGTCTGTCAGCTCTTCATCAgttgtgaaatacacttttgttttccctaAGCTGTGCATcagtgtggagaaaagcatatgtgAAATGGAAAACTGTAATGTAACTGAGTCTCTTGAAACTTGCAGTTGTTTGTATTACCATACGCATTTGACCAGTTTGCCGATAGTCCACGGCATTTTTTCTGCACAAGGGAGCATGACATTTTGAAGAAACCCATTAGGCCTTGAGGGGGGCCAGGAAATTGCAACACTAATTGGAATCAGCACACACTTTTGGCTGGATATTGGCCAAAGCTTACAACCctctggcaatttttttttcttgactccTGAACATTGGCCTGTTTAAATAGCACCGAGAAGTAGCTTGTTGGTCATGACTATACTCCAATCCATTTCTcgtcacaaatgaaaaatagaagaaaaaacttTCTGTACATTACTGAATTTACAATTACATGAAAATTCAACATATTGGCAAAAGAAGGGTTTTCACTTAATTGTATCAAAGTAATTGAATTTGTGGGAACATTATTTCAAGGGGaagattaaaatgaaacaacGGTTACGAGATGTCGGTACGAACATGCATGAGTGTACCACGAGCTCTGAACTAATCCTATTAGTGAGCTATTCAGTTTTCACAGAGAGCAACaatcacatttctttcatttaggAAACTACTGCATGTGGTATTGGATGAAATTTGGTTTCAAGAATCCTTTAAGTATCAACAAAGCATGAGTTTCAGAAattctttgtactttttctcTCTTAATTGTTTGAAGAGAGCATAGCGTAGCTATGGATGCATCACGGGATTCAGGTCCAGGAGTGCATACAGCATATTCAGGCTATGTCAGATTAAATGTGGAACTGATGGGATTtcattatatttctattttgatGTATTTCTCACTATTCTGCACCAAATTAAAACAGTTACACCTCTCACATACTGCACAGCTATGAACTGTGGTATTTTAGGGAAAACAGAATAACAGCAGATCATGAATGCATCCATCTTCTTGTTATGGTTTCTGGCATTTATGTAAAACAGGcctactttttcatttttaattcttttcctTCAGGAGAGGTCCTCCCATTTTATAAGTTGCAGATAAAATTTTGTAGAAAAATGCTTGAACTTTCTGATTGACGGGTGAAATTCAGTTCCACGGTGCAGGCAAACCTGTCATTCCAAACCAATCAATTAATGATGACTTTGTACGACATGATTACCTCCGCTCAGGTGGTCTCTCCGTGGCTCAGCATGGTAGCAATTTCAGTTGAAAGATGAGTGACAAGGCAATCCAAATAGTAGGGACACGTGCACCTCTGTAGGGCTCTCTTTGAGCTTACTGTGATAATGTGTACTTGACCTTTAATCAGATGTAGCTTCAAGTCTTCTAGTAGTGTTCAGCCAAACAGTGATCAAACCCATGTACTTTCTGTCTAATAGCTAGCGAAAAATTGGGCAAGTTCCGTTTTTTTCAATCATTGATTAAAATGGCTGTTGGTATATACAATACATCTTGTGAAATTTTACAGTAGAAACTTGTTGAACTGTACACATTTTTAGTTGAACCTCAGTGCTGAAAATTATGTTCAACACCAAGACAGTAGCAACAAGTTTAAGGGAAAATGACATTAAAGGAATATGGCACATATGTAGTAAGGATAAATGCTAAGTTGTTGCTTGAGTTAGCGGTTTGCTTGTTATTAGAATAGTACACTTTGCTACTAGTGAAACTCTCAACTTTTCTAGTTTATTACCAAATGACAGCATCAATGAAAGTGTTTCCCTCTTGTTAGATGCAACAGACCACAGAAAAACTGCTTACATGACACACATgtgcctggaaaaaaatatgctaAAAGGGTCTCTTGAAATTGATTTTGCTGGTCTCCTTAACACTATCCAGTAATGCTTTATTAATGGGGCGACTGCTACTCATGCCCAATATATTGCTCTGAGGTTGTTGTCTTTCCTTTTGTCGTCTACTTTGTAAGcttgttattaatttaaatcGCATGTGTGGTCATTACAAACATTAAGACTATTCTATTCAGTtctaatgcaaaataaaatggaatcttaaaaaattgtaatgcgcataaaaataatttttttctaaaatatttctaTGTAGATGCAATGCTATATTTTGAGATACTGTCAGgcattaaacattttctctttcaaagagaataaaaacatattCTTATACTTCTAAACAGAAAACTGCTCAACTGtgataaattacacaaaattacCAGTCAACCAATGATGAATattaaatgactgaatgtaaaaatgaagtaaaacatCTCTCCTTTTAAAGTCCAATGTGGCATCAAGTTAGTTTTCTAATTATCCTGAACAACCACTTTCAGTAATTATGAGCTACAGAGAAATCACTGTCATGCAGttcaattttattaaaaagacGGTTGATACAAATAAATTCCGAGGTAAacaattaacatatttttacacACTTCATTGAACAAATGCTTCTCAGCTTCAATGGGACTTCACCCCTGCTTCTCATATGATTCAGTCAACACTACACtatcaaaaataaatagaaataataatttcctgaaataatgcattttaaagagaTTATGTAGTTGTTTTGtaataaaaactatttatatatgtatagtaaAAACAGAATGGCAAATAATGTATTAGTAgtgcagacaaaaacaaaattttttttttattgaatctACATTagtaaacatttcatttacacagcacaaaaacaaaagtcaGGAAAATAAGAACATTAATCTGagccaatgaataaataagattCTGAAAGTAATTTACATGAAACAATCACGACACCCGGAATCCCCACTTCAGTCACGTGACTATTTGTTCAGGAAATCCTCACTGGTGAATCAGAGGAAAGAACTCATTCCATGAAGCAGAAGTCCTCCACATTGTTCCCTTTGAGCTTCTCCAGTTCATGACGGTGCAGCAGTCGATATTGAAAAGTTACACGATTGATGAATTTTCCACTGGAAACCATTCTCACCACAGTGTTGTCACAACCAATCTTCATCTGGGCTGAAGGAAGACAAAGACAAATAGAGACTTAAAGCCCTAGAGGACATAAAATACAGCCAAGGTAAAGCTCCTGGTGCCTCATTAAACTGAAATTACAAACAATAGCAGTGGTCGGAATCTCTGTTACCATTTGTGAACTCTAAAATCGAACCAATAAgttctaaattaaaaatttatattttaaaacaggaaaCAGATTGCACGGGTTAATTGGCTACCCACATGCAGGCACAACTGGCAAGGTGATTCGTTCTATGCTGAAGCTTGGTAGCAACTTAAGGAAAATGCGAAAgataaaaatgtgtacaaatcAGTATTGTTGTACAGCATTGATGATTTCTGTTTAAATGCTACATTAGATTTTTGTTACTATCTGCACACTTGTCTTTGAGTGAATTATCAAGTTATTCAGACAGAAACTACTTCGTGGATTTAAATGTTTGGTGAaaagtagaaataaaatatgataCTAAGTAATTCATTTGATTATGCAGACTGCAAACTTCTACCTTCCTAACTTCCACCCTAGGGCAATtatgaaaaaaggcaaaaggatAATGGAGGAGAATTAACCTCAGTGTTTTTACGTGCTATGGGTGCCCCCTTCAAAACTGGTGCTATACACATGCTCACTGGAACTCACCAGGACCATTGAAGGAGTAACAAAGGTCGGCCATCGGAAACATCTTTGAGGTGTCAACACCATTGCCCCCAAGAAGTTCCACAAAGTCTCCTGCTCCTGCACACCCTGAGACTGACCTCTGAAAAGAAAGAGAGCAGGTATGAAGGttttacttaaaataatttccacGCAGAACACAAAATCTAGATCATTGTAACTTAAACTAGAGTGTAATCAGCTGGTTTAGTTTCCTTAAACCTGCACAACTACTTCATGTGAAGTCAATGCAATTTTTCCATCTATGTTTTTGACtatattgattaattaatttgccAAAAATGTTGTCCTTCATTCTTCTTGATGTAACAGATAAACATATAAACTTTTTTATCAACCAATTTTAGCTGTATAAACCCTTACAGTATAAATCAATGATTTGTCAGTGCAATGCCACTAAAACAATGTCAAAATCACTAGAAAGTGTGAATATTTAGTGTAAATCATCTTACAATAAAGCAATATATTATGAAGGTCTATTTCTTTGAGCATATTTAAGGTTTTTAAATctaatcaattttttttaattaatcaaagTAAGGCCCTTAgtgaattcacatttttttccagaaactttATAGCACAGCTCAGCCTATACAGAAGTGGGTATTTTTTAGGAtcttaataaaaatagaatctGTTCAACAGTAACTTGGATGGTATGTAAGAATCAGCACCCCTTTACCCCTTTTTtctgacagacaaaaaaaactgctcctTCTTACTTTGCACTGTACCAAAGCAATATTTAATGCCTTAACCAGACTTAGGGGACTCATGCTCACCTTTAAAGGGAAGTCATTTAAGTGTCCCAAGCTGAGCTCTCCTATCTGGATCTCAACTGGATATATGATGGAAAAGCTACAGTTCTTGTGTTGCTGAGGGATGACCATTGTGAAGCTCCCTTCAGGAGACTGAGAGATCACATTGCAGGCTAGAAGGAAGACAGGGATGCAGGCTAATTTTCATGTTACCATTCATAGATGCACACAAACCATTGGCTTAGGTCTACCAAAATAAGCATTTCATTTTCCTCTCAATTGCCTGAGTCATAGGTTTTTGTTATGATGCCAGAGTACATGCATACACTCCTATCTGCTGCAAACTCTGACGACGCACGATGTATTACACCATGACaccattttcatgcattttttccaGCTGATCTTTCAACATTCTAACCTTGTGTACATGCAATGACCAGCCCCCGATTGCTCTGAAAAACGTTTCAGTTTCATGTGCCTGTACAGTACAATTTGACATAATCTGctgtaaagtgattttttttacctAACCTTTAAAGGCTGTAATCATGCTTGATCATGCGTTGTTACCAATGTTTCAGCAAGTAATGGCATTGTGAAGCAATGTGGCTGTTACAGAGGTACACAACACTTCTGAGATTCTGAGAGTTCTGGCTAAATGTGATTTCCCACAACAAAATGAGAAAGACTGGTAGTAAAATATACCCTGAAAAATGAATGCTCGCAAATGAGGCATTCAAACACAAATGAGAGAAAATataggagagaaagagagagggaaaaaaggcTCTCATGTTTCAGAAATTCTCAAGGTAAAAGTAACAAACAACACATAAATAGCCGTGTTCTGAAAAGAACTGAACTAGATTTGAACACTCATTGGAGGCCAATACATTTGCTTCCTTTAAGCTTTAGTTGTTAAGCACATGAGGTGTTTAATTGCCCCTGAATTCACCTACTTATCTTTGTGGTATACACAGGTCCCATTCATCCCATGGCGGTTTAATTGGCCATACTCACGGAAAGGGTTGATGAGCTTCGTCACAGTGATGGTGAATCCACTCCCGGCACCGTGTATGCGGAAGAAGATCATGGCCACATTCTGTGAGGAGCGTACAATTCTGCGGGTCGAGCCCGTCTCGCAGTAGTCCACGTATCGCTCATAGAGAGGGAAAGGGTGGTCCTGAGAGCTCGGGAACTTCTCCCCTTTCAATACCCAGCCATCAAACATCTGCATGGGGGAAGCACCAAGACAGGAATTTACAGGAGGGCAGTGACTTCAGAGCTTTGGAACTCTAACAAAATATAGACTGCACTGCATATAAGACATAATTTAGGTTCCATGTTAGTATTGCTCTGTCTCAGCTGTGATGGAAATAGAAAAACAGCTATTTACTTATAAACAGGGTGCTGAAGCCAGGAGGTTTGGTGAGGGATTACCCTCATAGCCAGGTGATCTTTCCTAGACTGGGATTAAGGAGCTACAGTAGCAGGTCGTGGTGGGGCAAGCGAGGCGGGCATGTCTCTAGAGATCTGCGAGAAACAGTGATTGCGAACAGGGGGAGGATTACCTTTATGAAATCCCCTCCTGCACAGTCGATGTTCACAGCGTTGTACTCGATGCTGATGACCTCATTGGGCTCACCTATGAAGAAGGCTGCGCAGTTGAGCTGCGGGCGGTCGGCAGTGAAGGTGAATTGACCCTCCATAACCAGCATGTCCAGACACCCTGAAACAGCGGACAGACGGCAGTCTCATCACGTGCCCTGGCACAGAACGAACACACGTGACACACATATGAAAGGGATCTCTACTTGTCACACACTTCCAGAAGCACAGTGCTTACTTAGGTCTCAGTGCTGAAATATAAGAACTTGCACACTGCATGTAGGACTCCACACATCCAAGGCTATTGCGAGAGAACTGGTTAAAAGTGTATATGTCAACTCTGgttcatttttatattgcagTAACTAAAGCAATATCAGAGTGTGTACAGATTGGTCACATAGTTAATTGGCTTTTAAACTGGcaaatgtaatatgaaaaaaaaattccataatgGTTTTAGCAGATGTCAACATATAGGCAGCTAATTCcataaattaattattgataatgaattatTCTAAAGAACTGTATTAAACATTATATATcctatttataatattatatctgtataatgcacaaaataaacCTACTGTAATTTATATAAAACAGTATTTTGGTACAACTTCGTTCAAGAGGGTTGATTTATTGACATGCAACTTTTCTTCTTCACCCTTTCAGTAACATTATTATGATTAAAAATGGAACTGGGCAATTcatagtaaaacaaaaaaaaaaagaaaagaaacaatgtaCAGACGCTGCAGTCTTCCATTGCTTTAGATTCGATGAGTAAATCACTCATGATTAATTgtctttaattgttttttttttttttttaatgtaaaagcatCTGATAATTATTACACCATGACCATGCCGATGCGATGGAAACTGTACAAAAATCATGTGGAACAACTACTCACGCAGAGATCGACGGTACACAAACTGTTCCGACAATTCTCTTTTGAGCTCCGAATTGAGGAGAGAAAACAGTCCCTCTGGAGTAATATCGTGTTCCTGGGGAGGCAGAAAACGCGAAATTATCGCAGTGAAGCCGGTACCGGCCAGGGCATGATCAGCAGCCTGGCAGCTGGGAGACCGGAGAGAGACTGGAAAGCAAAAAGTTGCCGATCATGAACAACACATGTCATTTTTAGAACTGAAAACTGCTGCGCGAGGACGAAACGCTGAGCTTTGATACACACGGCGGGTGCGAGCGCCGCGAGAACAAGCGCGCGAGGAAGGAGTCTCCGCGCGCGGCCGGCTCTTGGTCTTACCTCGAGGTAGCGGCTCTCCCCCCCGAGAGCGCGCAGGCTGAGCAGGAGGAGACACACGGGAGCTGCGAGAGCCATGACTGCGCCCGACGCACGAAGCGGCGATCCGGCGCGCACGACGCCCCTTTTATACAGCGCATTTAATAcaggggggaaagaaaaaaaaaaaaaaaaaaaaaaaacctgtgcaAAAAGATCTATCGATAAGGCCTTAGTTACCATAGGCTAACCTTTCTAATGTGCGCGCTTGTGACGATAGCGCCGGAGGAAAGTGTCACACCGGCGCAG encodes the following:
- the crhbp gene encoding corticotropin-releasing factor-binding protein, producing the protein MALAAPVCLLLLSLRALGGESRYLEEHDITPEGLFSLLNSELKRELSEQFVYRRSLRCLDMLVMEGQFTFTADRPQLNCAAFFIGEPNEVISIEYNAVNIDCAGGDFIKMFDGWVLKGEKFPSSQDHPFPLYERYVDYCETGSTRRIVRSSQNVAMIFFRIHGAGSGFTITVTKLINPFPCNVISQSPEGSFTMVIPQQHKNCSFSIIYPVEIQIGELSLGHLNDFPLKRSVSGCAGAGDFVELLGGNGVDTSKMFPMADLCYSFNGPAQMKIGCDNTVVRMVSSGKFINRVTFQYRLLHRHELEKLKGNNVEDFCFME